AATATCTGAAAATTCATCTGTActtgttgctgctgttggttTATATCTTAAAAGAGAGCTTCAGTCTCAGTAAAGCTTTGCCcaagaaaaaatacagtagAACTGACATGACAGCTAttgtatttcttaatttttaaatttttatctctcttctttcttgtGCTAATTCTAAACTGAAAGCTGTACACAAAGTTAAGTCCAACTTAATTTTTATGCTTGAAGCTTTTGCCTAACTGACAGCAGAAGTGAAATGCAAGTAAGTACGTAAAGGAGGACTGTGATAAGCAATTGCTTTCTTGGAGCTGCCATTTCTGAGAAGTGGACTGTCCTTGGTGTAGCTGCTTGCTGATAGGGCAGTATTAGTGTGTTAGCTTGGTATTATAAGGGAAAACTGGAGAACACTTTTCTCTGGGCAAAATATCTTTTCCAAATATGCCAGGCTTTGTGATTTATAAAAAGAGACTATGATGAAATCattttggtattttaatttttattttaaaaatcccctctGAACTGGAATTGCTACTTCTTATCTTCATGTGTGTCTGTCTGAATAAGTTTCGTTAAGGCGGCTCCGTCCCCTGTCTGTCTCCTTACCTGAAGGGAGGAGCCCACTTGAAACAATGCAATGAACAATTTTTTGATACCCTCTTGCATAAGAAGTGTTGCCTCCTTTCTGGAAACACACTATGTATGTTTTAAGTACAAAGCCTAGATTCCACactctgtttaaaaataaagtcacAACTTCCActctctcttctcctccccCAAACCAGCCAACAGCCAGCCCCCTcaacccacccccccccccccccccgacatCCCTTTTGCTGATTTGCTGGAGGTACAGTCTAGATCCAGTGCTTAGGTCTCTGCCAGGTTGTCCCATCAGTGTCCCTgtcctcctttccctgctttgtttcagtgttttatatTCTGTGTATAAAATGTGGGTAtgcttttaaaaaccatttcctttaaaatatttctgggttAGTGTGTCGTGATGAAGCCTGTGCATGAATCAACCTCTTTGTAACCTATGCTGCAGTAAGAATTTTAGGAATTTCCTTTATTAGGGCCCGTTAGTATAGTGTAGCACTGAGTGAGCTGTATTGATTTCTAGGTAAAACAGCCTGAAATTGCCTGAAATTTATGGCATATTCCAGCCTTGTATACACTGCTTCTTTTCAGTATGCAAAGCTTTAATATCCTGAAGTCAGTCGCTTAATGGCAAGTGTTCTCCCACATTTAATACTTCGAATATTCTTTGTAGAGAGACAGCAGTTTGACTCTGAAACTGTTTTTCAGGTTAGCTGAGTGCTGCTAATGGCATGGTGAGATGTGTTGAAGAGCGGCTGCAAGGGTGTCCAAGGGCAGGGGGACTGTGCTAGGAGCTGGGCTTGCAACATCATGGGCCAGTGTGTCACCAAGTGCAAGAATCCTTCTTCTACCCTTGGCAgcaaaaatggggaaagagaATCTGGCAGCAAATCCCACAGCAAGAGAAGTGCAGTCCACAAAGACGACCATGGCTCAGCTTGCGGGAAGGCTTCAGGAGACATTCTTGTGAATGGGACAAAGAAAACAGACGCTGCTATAGAGTCCAGTCAGCCACCAACGTTTTCTGGAGATACAAAGAAAGACTCTGTTTGCAATGCAGAGGAATCTTCTCTTCAGAGGATTGGGGAGTTATTCAGGAGATACAAGGACGAGCGGGAAGATGCCATACTGGAAGAAGGAATGGAACGATTTTGCAATGACCTCTGTGTTGATCCCACTGAATTTAAAGTACTAGTTTTGGCTTGGAAATTCCAGGCTGCTACCATGTGCAAATTTACAAGGTTAGTTCTTGTAGaacttgtaattattttcatatgttAAAGTATATCCTGTCAACAGTATGTTGGAGAGACAGCCTCATTAGCTTCACTTACTTATTTCTTCTAACACTTGCATTTTGATCAAATTAATTCCTACCACTGCACAAGGTAAGCTTTGTATtgtcttcttttccccttcctctcaCGCTGGATTTCAGAAGATGTGGTTTTGACCATTATGCTGCTAGTGATGAACAGTGTAGTGAGATTCTGTAaacattaatttattctttatttactGATAACGATTTACTGTATCTAGCGTTATCTTGGTGATAGGATTGgacactgaaattaatttttcctttaaagtaatGTGAAATTCTTTAATAATTGCTACCAACTCTCTTAACAATCTGTGAATGACAGAATTGTTCCTGTCCAACCACTGTAACATCTAATGTCTTTTTCCAAGAGTAATCTTGTTAAAGCATAGAGAGGGAAGGAAATTTGAGGGGTTTGACACTGGTAGCTGTTTCATACTAGCTGACAAATGATTGCTGTTCAAAGTGCTATGTGCCCTTCTGGACAAGGTGCTCAGTCAGCAGACTGTCAATATGTGATGCTACAGGAAACAATGCAACAGCTAAAACTCCCCCCCCCACTAAGCCCACAAGCAAAcccaaactgcagcagcctCCCCCAGCTTGATTAGTAATGTCCAGGTAAGAGCAATGAAGAGTGCCTACAAGGACTTGCAGGgtgagaagaaattttttatttattggtCTATCTACATTGGTTTGAGTAATGCTGCCTATTTTTACTGAGCTTATTACTTTGGTGTTCAGAGCCTTGACCCAAGCCTCTGCTGTGCACTGAACAGCATCTTCAGAGTCTTTGTGGCTGAGGGTGTGTCTCAAAGGGATGAATTACTCTGGAATGCAAATGTGGATTTACTGGAGGCTGACAacacaggtatttgctaagatGGTAAAGGACTTGTAAGTAGTGTCTGTGATTCTGCACAACTACCATGAGTATTATTAACATGGTTTTAATTTCCTTGGAGAGAGCAAATCTAGTGGTGAGAGGTTATATTTGTTGAAGGACATGCTCCATGGTACAGGTGCTGATGGACTTCTTCTATCAAGGAAAGCAGTGTGGTCTGTTCTCCTGAGTGCTGCTCCATCTCTTGTCTTCCCTCCAGCCCATCCTGTGTCAGCCTGCTGGCTCTCCTGGCTGGTTGTAACACCTGCTCACAAGCATCAGAGAAGCTGGAGCTAAGTGCGTCCCACTTGGCCCCTTGTCCAGGGCTGGTGCTCCAAGCAGTGTCCATACATTGTGCTGCTGCCCCTGTGATGCCATGCTCTATTCCATGCTCTCAGCAGATGCCTTGCTGACTGACACCAGTGGCTCCCCTTTGGTTTTGCAGGCTGGGAGATCAACCAAAAACCgcagcaaaagcagaagtgAACTGCTCTGTCCCTTGCAAGCAGTTTGTCCAGAGCGTGAGCATTTAGACATGGGCAGTATTGAATCAAGCTGGGGTAAATGTGTTAATTTCAAACGTGGAATTTCTTCTTCACTTTTTAATGTGAAAGGAATTTCAGGATCTGAAAGTGTCCAGAAAAGCCAGAGAGCAGAACCTCTCAAATGCTAACACTGCAGGGATTGCATGTGGCTCCCCAGGCCTTTAGGAATGCCTTGGAATTGTCTGTCTTTCCAGTGGCTCCCCTTGCCAAAATCCGTGCCACTGAAGCTGAGGGCACACCTTGTCTTGTCCTGATGATCCTCTTTGATTCAATGTAGCTGAACGGAGAGGGGATGCCTTTGGCATGCAAGGTGGGTGGGAAGGGCTCGCTCTAATTTCTCTTCTCTTGCTTAACAGGAAGGAGTTTTTTGAAGGCTGCAAAGCAATAAATGCAGACAGCATTGATGGCATTTGTGCAAGGTTCCCCAGCCTCCTAAACGAAGCCAAGCAGGAGGATAAATTCAAGGATCTCTATCGTTTCACCTTCCAGTTTGGCCTGGACTCTGAAGAAGGACAGAGATCGCTACATCGGGAAATAGCCATTGCCCTTTGGAAATTAGTCTTCACCCAAAACAAGCCCCCTATTTTGGACCAATGGTTACACTTCCTAATCAAGAACCCCTCAGGAATCAAGGGAATCTCCCGGGACACGTGGAACATGTTTCTAAATTTTACTCAGGTGATTGGACCAGACCTTAGCAACTACAGCGAGGACGAGGCGTGGCCGAGTCTCTTCGATACCTTTGTGGAGTGGGAAATGGAGcgaaggaaaaaggaagaggaaaccAAATGTATTCTGTCTTCAGACACAGAGGGCCTGTGTGTGGATGAACAGACTTAGCGGTGGCgaagcagcagtgacaaaagCAACTTGTTGCCCTTCACGAAATGTAAACTCTGGATGTTTCTGGAAATTACCGAGGCTCCAGATTTTTCTACTTTACACCTTTTTCTGCCTTGTCTTTGAAAGGGCTCTAGAATGCTGTATCATGTTTTAGGCACTTTCTTAATTTTGGTTATTCCTTTTACTCTCGCCCTGAAATATTTGACCCTGGCTACAagttaagctttttttttttttttttttttttaagacttcaGATTAGTATAAATAAGTCTGATACTTCTTGCACAATGTAGTTCTTTTTAGTTAGGTTAAATTAACATTGCTAAATTATACAGTGCCAGATTAAGTTTTTCATACTACATCTGTCAGGGCAGGTCTGTACTGTGTGTAGTGCTGTTTA
The Cinclus cinclus chromosome 16, bCinCin1.1, whole genome shotgun sequence DNA segment above includes these coding regions:
- the DCUN1D3 gene encoding DCN1-like protein 3; translation: MGQCVTKCKNPSSTLGSKNGERESGSKSHSKRSAVHKDDHGSACGKASGDILVNGTKKTDAAIESSQPPTFSGDTKKDSVCNAEESSLQRIGELFRRYKDEREDAILEEGMERFCNDLCVDPTEFKVLVLAWKFQAATMCKFTRKEFFEGCKAINADSIDGICARFPSLLNEAKQEDKFKDLYRFTFQFGLDSEEGQRSLHREIAIALWKLVFTQNKPPILDQWLHFLIKNPSGIKGISRDTWNMFLNFTQVIGPDLSNYSEDEAWPSLFDTFVEWEMERRKKEEETKCILSSDTEGLCVDEQT